One stretch of Halichoerus grypus chromosome 8, mHalGry1.hap1.1, whole genome shotgun sequence DNA includes these proteins:
- the LRRC57 gene encoding leucine-rich repeat-containing protein 57 isoform X2, with protein sequence MGNSALRAHVETAQKTGVFQLKDRGLTEFPSELQKLTSNLRTIDLSNNKIESLPPMIIGKFTLLKSLSLNNNKLTILPEELCNLKKLEMLSLNNNHLRELPSTFGQLAALKTLSLSGNQLRALPPQLCSLRHLDVVDLSKNQIRSIPDTVGELQVIELNLNQNQISQISVKISCCPRLKVLRLEENCLELSMLPQSILSDSQICLLAVEGNLFEIKKLRELEGYDKYMERFTATKKKFA encoded by the exons ATGGGAAACAGTGCCCTCCGCGCTCATGTGGAAACCGCGCAGAAAACTGGTGTCTTTCAGCTTAAGGACCGTGGGCTGACCGAG TTCCCCTCAGAGTTGCAGAAGCTGACCAGCAACCTAAGGACCATCGACTTGTCCAACAACAAGATCGAGAGCCTACCGCCTATGATTATAGGAAAGTTCACTCTGCTGAAGAGCCTCTCCTTGAACAACAACAAACTGA ctATTCTTCCTGAGGAGTTATGCAATCTGAAAAAACTAGAGATGCTAAGCCTAAACAACAATCACTTGAGAGAGCTACCATCTACCTTTGGGCAACTGGCAGCCCTCAAGACCCTGAGCCTCTCTGGGAACCAGCTACGGGCACTACCACCACAGCTCTGTAGCCTACGGCACTTGGATGTGGTGGATCTCTCCAAGAACCAGATTCGGAGCATACCTGACACAGTGGGGGAGCTGCAGGTCATCGAACTCAATCTCAACCAGAACCAG ATATCTCAGATCTCAGTAAAGATATCTTGCTGTCCTCGCCTTAAAGTTCTTCGCCTGGAAGAGAACTGTCTTGAGCTCAGCATGCTTCCACAGAGCATTCTCAGTGATTCCCAGATCTGTCTGCTTGCTGTGGAAGGCAacctttttgaaataaagaaactTCGAGAACTGGAAGGATATGATAAG taCATGGAGAGGTTCACAGCCACTAAGAAGAAGTTTGCATGA
- the SNAP23 gene encoding synaptosomal-associated protein 23 gives MDNLSSEEIQLRAHQVTDESLESTRRILGLALESQDAGIKTITMLDEQGEQLDRIEEGMDQINKDMKEAEKTLTELNKCCGLCVCPCNRTKNFESGKAYKATWGDGGDNSPSSVVSKQPGRVTNGQPQPPATGAASGGYIKRITNDAREDEMEENLTQVGSILGNLKNMALEMGNEIEAQNRQIDRITEKADTNKDRIDVANARAKKLIDS, from the exons ATGGATAATCTGTCATCAGAAGAAATTCAGCTGAGAGCCCACCAGGTTACTGATGAG TCTCTGGAAAGTACAAGGAGAATCCTGGGTTTAGCTCTTGAG tctcAGGATGCAGGAATCAAGACTATCACTATGCTGGATGAACAAGGGG AACAACTAGACCGCATAGAAGAAGGCATGGACCAGATTAATAAAGACatgaaagaggcagagaagacttTAACGGAACTCAACAAGTGCTGTGGCCTCTGCGTCTGCCCATGTAATAG GACAAAGAACTTTGAGTCTGGTAAGGCCTACAAGGCAACATGGGGAGATGGTGGAGACAACTCTCCTAGCAGTGTCGTATCTAAGCAGCCAGGCCGAGTGACCAACGGTCAGCCTCAACCACCAGCCACTGGAGCAGCTAGCGGTGGCTACATTAAACG TATAACTAACGATGCCAGAGAGGATGAGATGGAAGAGAACCTGACTCAAGTGGGCAGTATCCTAGGAAACCTAAAGAACATGGCCCTAGAAATGGGCAACGAGATCGAGGCTCAAAATCGACAAATAGACCGGATCACAGAAAAG gctGACACCAACAAAGATCGTATTGATGTTGCCAATGCCAGAGCAAAGAAACTCATTGACAGCTAA
- the HAUS2 gene encoding HAUS augmin-like complex subunit 2 isoform X2 produces the protein MVHLLELAVTFIERLENHLETIKNIPHLDENLKKMSMALAKMDMLVTETEELAENILKWREQQKEISSCIPKILAEENYLHKHDVIMPSLPFTSEVHVQTVNAK, from the exons ATGGTACATTTGCTGGAATTGGCAGTAACTTTCATTGAAAGATTAGAAAACCATcttgaaacaattaaaaatatcccACATTTAGatgaaaatctaaagaaaatg AGCATGGCATTAGCAAAAATGGATATGTTGGTGACTGAAACAGAAGAACTGGCAGAGAATATACTCAAGTGGCgagaacaacaaaaggaaatttcCTCTTGTATCCCCAAAATACTAGCAGAAGAAAATTATCTTCATAAACATGATGTTATAATGCCTTCTTTACCTTTTACTTCTGAAGTTCATGTCCAAACTGTTAATGCCAAGTGA
- the LRRC57 gene encoding leucine-rich repeat-containing protein 57 isoform X1, which produces MAGTHLPGWREKDLSRGPRMGNSALRAHVETAQKTGVFQLKDRGLTEFPSELQKLTSNLRTIDLSNNKIESLPPMIIGKFTLLKSLSLNNNKLTILPEELCNLKKLEMLSLNNNHLRELPSTFGQLAALKTLSLSGNQLRALPPQLCSLRHLDVVDLSKNQIRSIPDTVGELQVIELNLNQNQISQISVKISCCPRLKVLRLEENCLELSMLPQSILSDSQICLLAVEGNLFEIKKLRELEGYDKYMERFTATKKKFA; this is translated from the exons ATGGCTGGGACCCACCTCCCGGGCTGGCGCGAAAA GGACCTGAGCCGCGGCCCTAGGATGGGAAACAGTGCCCTCCGCGCTCATGTGGAAACCGCGCAGAAAACTGGTGTCTTTCAGCTTAAGGACCGTGGGCTGACCGAG TTCCCCTCAGAGTTGCAGAAGCTGACCAGCAACCTAAGGACCATCGACTTGTCCAACAACAAGATCGAGAGCCTACCGCCTATGATTATAGGAAAGTTCACTCTGCTGAAGAGCCTCTCCTTGAACAACAACAAACTGA ctATTCTTCCTGAGGAGTTATGCAATCTGAAAAAACTAGAGATGCTAAGCCTAAACAACAATCACTTGAGAGAGCTACCATCTACCTTTGGGCAACTGGCAGCCCTCAAGACCCTGAGCCTCTCTGGGAACCAGCTACGGGCACTACCACCACAGCTCTGTAGCCTACGGCACTTGGATGTGGTGGATCTCTCCAAGAACCAGATTCGGAGCATACCTGACACAGTGGGGGAGCTGCAGGTCATCGAACTCAATCTCAACCAGAACCAG ATATCTCAGATCTCAGTAAAGATATCTTGCTGTCCTCGCCTTAAAGTTCTTCGCCTGGAAGAGAACTGTCTTGAGCTCAGCATGCTTCCACAGAGCATTCTCAGTGATTCCCAGATCTGTCTGCTTGCTGTGGAAGGCAacctttttgaaataaagaaactTCGAGAACTGGAAGGATATGATAAG taCATGGAGAGGTTCACAGCCACTAAGAAGAAGTTTGCATGA
- the HAUS2 gene encoding HAUS augmin-like complex subunit 2 isoform X1: MAAANPWDSASAPSAAGLLLDHFVASGMVTQEMLNISKKSASYFANFSRLQQITDIQAEIYQKNLEIELLRLEKDTADVVHPSFLAQKCHTLQSMNNHLEAVLKEKRSLRQRLLKPMCQENLPIEAVYHSDMVHLLELAVTFIERLENHLETIKNIPHLDENLKKMSMALAKMDMLVTETEELAENILKWREQQKEISSCIPKILAEENYLHKHDVIMPSLPFTSEVHVQTVNAK, translated from the exons ATGGCTGCTGCGAACCCTTGGGATTCCGCGTCCGCGCCAAGTGCTGCCGGGCTGCTGCTGGACCATTTTGTAGCTTCGGGGATGGTCACTCAG GAGATGTTAAATATATCCAAGAAATCAGCTTCTTACTTTGCAAACTTCTCCAGACTACAGCAGATCACAGATATTCAAGCTGAAATCTACCAG AAAAACCTGGAAATTGAACTTTTAAGACTAGAAAAAGATACAGCAGATGTTGTTCATCCTTCCTTTTTGG CTCAGAAGTGTCATACTCTGCAAAGCATGAATAATCATTTGGAAGCAGTGCTAAAAGAGAAGAGGTCCCTCAGGCAAAGACTGTTGAAACCCATGTGCCAGGAAAACTTGCCTATTGAAGCTGTTTATCACAG CGACATGGTACATTTGCTGGAATTGGCAGTAACTTTCATTGAAAGATTAGAAAACCATcttgaaacaattaaaaatatcccACATTTAGatgaaaatctaaagaaaatg AGCATGGCATTAGCAAAAATGGATATGTTGGTGACTGAAACAGAAGAACTGGCAGAGAATATACTCAAGTGGCgagaacaacaaaaggaaatttcCTCTTGTATCCCCAAAATACTAGCAGAAGAAAATTATCTTCATAAACATGATGTTATAATGCCTTCTTTACCTTTTACTTCTGAAGTTCATGTCCAAACTGTTAATGCCAAGTGA